ttgttctattttctctccccagtccagctgaggaggggagcgaTGGAGTGACTGTGGTGGGCACCTGTGTTAGCCAGGGTCAACCCAGCACACCCTACATGGTCTTTCCTTGGAGCCAGCTCAGACTCAGATTACTGGATACTGAAGCAAACCCAATCTCTCCCTCAGGCTGAAGAGAAATGATTCCTCTGGTGAGTTCCCAGAGATTTTTGCCCACTGCAGATTTTGAGAGCTGTGCCCTGAGGCTGCACGCCTGCTTGTCTTACCTCTGGCAAGGAGAGGATATGCATGCAACAAAATTCTGTTCACATTTTTATGTGGGAGGTTTTCTCCGCAAGACTCACAGCCCCAGGCCAGAGTCCTGGGGAATAACTAGTATTTTTGAACACTTACAATTTGAAGAGGTACCAGTGTCTGAAGCCCCACTGTAAAGAAATAGTGTTGAATGTTAGTGACTCATAAAACACAAATCACATCTTGCTAATAACAAGATAAGACATGTGAATAGATCTGACCCCCTCTTTTGAGATGAAGGACAGCCTTCTAGACTGTTGGGCTCTCCTTGAGACCAAAGCAGAGGAGCACAGGGCATACGGTCCTTAAATGAACAACTGTTAGAGAAATTTGCAGGGAACATTTTGTAAGTTAAGAAAAGGATTTACCTGTTCCGCTTAATTTGGTTGGTGAGTTCAcctaagaaagatggagaagaaTGTTTTACAAAGCTAGTAATGCATTCAAGGTTGGGATTTGGTACTGTGTCCCTGGATCTCATGGTCCGGGATAAACTAGGTGGGGATAGGGGTGGGCAAACGAAGGGGCCATTTCTCAAAAGCATGATTGCACACCCAAAGACTCGGGAGGTAGGTGGGAGCAGGAAACCACCTCAGCTAGGAGCTGTCCTTACGCTGGTTAGGAGCAGACCTCTTTCTTGTTATCCCCAGAAACAGTCTTTCCGCCCCTTTTGCCCTCCCCTTTCCAACACCCCAAGATCCCATCTGAATCCTTATCAGCCCCTCAAGGCCACGCACATGCCCCGTATAAAGGAGCCACCGTTCAGTGGCCATCAGCCCTGCTCACTGAACCCTGGGGCTTGGTGGTCTCTGCTTGGGTTCGGCAGCGTGTGGCCGGCAGGTCGGGGCAGGTCACTCACTGTGCACATCTTCCAGCAGTGAGCCCAGGTGACTCATGAAGTCCCACATCAGGCGTTGGCAGCAATCGATCCTGGCCTGATCCAGCTGCACCACCACCATGTCTGTCCCTTCAACGCAGAAATTCTGACTCCGAATCCTAGAGCGTAGGCAGTCATTTCACCAAGGAAAACCATTTAGCATTAGAAAGTTAACAAATCCTTTTTTAGGAAGGACTCTACGAAAGAGGAGGGTGCTTTGGCAACATGAATTATCATGTAAACAGCTCTCTGATAAGGTTAAGTGAGTTGAAATTGTTATGTAGTTATTTTTTTGGCAATGCCTTCTGCTTACCAAACCTGGATGGAACTTTCAAATGCTGGAAATGAGAAAGGGGAAGGAGTTTTGCTAATACCCTTGTGATTTGACCTGCTGCAGGCAGGTTCTTACTGTTCTAGCACAACTGCCATCCTGATAGAAAGAAAATGCCAAACGTATTAAATGGTGTCCAGGCTTCTGGAAAATGACTTTGATCCCACAGTCTAGATTTTGACTTGTAGCACAGCTGTGAGTGATGGACtatgctgctgccagcacacccCCTAGGTACACAGTGATTCAAAGTTATCCTTGCAATCCAAGTTCAAACCCAGCTTTAATTTGTACAAGTTAAAAAGATGACATCTTAAAATCTACCTAGATGTTTAAGCTAGCCCTTCATGCGGCTGGGGAGTTCAGTGCTGCAGCAAAACCTCTTGTGGATCTCTAATTTACTGTTGGTGTGATTTTGCACCATTGAATTGCAGCTGACACCCAGGTGTCAATTAGGATGTGATAAGTCAAATGTATCACTTGCAAGGGAAAAGATAATAAATCTGTCTAGCTATTAAGCTTGTCcacaagcagaagcaaaactcAGTGGGAAATGAGCCAGTTACCTTTGCAGCTGAAGGCTTTTCACTGGGACCTACATACAGGAGTGGCACAATACCCATCCAAGAGAGTGTTGCTGTAAACTGAACCCTATGGGCTTAATCTCTGATAAAAACGGTTTTCTGGTAACAAAACCCATTGGTTTTCATCAGAATCCAGCAACCGTGTAGCTGCCAAGGAAACTGAAACTTAAAGGGAACTCTGGGATGGCAGGCGGGTATCTCTGCATCTTCATTAACTGTGTGGAGGTGGTGCCCTCTGGCTCAGCGGGAATagagagcagctttgcagcGTAGGGTTCTGGGACAGACAGGTTTGATCCCAGTTATCAACAccatattttttcaaagaataaaacaagTGTTTTCAGATGGAACATACCTGTCCTTGGCCAGTTTAAATTCCTACAAATAAGattgccaaaagaaaaaggaaaaaaattgttaatgtGGTTTCCAGAAAGGGCAGCTGGCTGAGAAACAGCGATATTCATGAAGAAAAGCGGAGTACTGCTGCTTActttgagaaaaaggaaaacatccgTTTGCTCTTTCATCTTCTGCAAAGACTGAAGATGCTGTGCAGCCTTATGTCTCCTctgttccattttcttcttcactttgGTAATATATGccagctgttttttctcattggATTGAATGTCACTCAGGatcttcttctctttctgagTCATCTCTGTCTTCATCTCTTCAAACAGCATTTGCAGCTGAGAAGTCACTGTTTCTGTATTAGTCTAAATGAACAGATAAGCAAATGGTGCACTGGCTCAGGAACTCAGCACTTCAGCTTAGTGTCCCTgtttatgaattatttattaattgTATCTATCCTTTGCACTGGCTTTAGAAGGAAGCAGACAATAAACATTTGCTTAGAATATCTGATTAAGCACAGGGTTATGAAAATTAATCCTGATAtagtaaaaaaatcagataaaatcCAGCTAGCAATGTGAGAACTCTATTGGTACACGCTGAGAATCCCACTTGTAGACtcaacttgtttttctttcatttaacagatagagaactttaaaaatacataatgaaaGGTATGATCTGTGGTCTGCCAGTCCTGCAACCTCATCTGTGCAACCACAATATATGGCAGAGTCTCCCAGGTGGTTCCTCCTGTAGAGCTATGCTGGGGAGCTGTGAAAAAGCTTGGCTTCTGGCAGTTTCTCACACCGGTGTTCTCCCTGCTTTGGACTGTATCTCTTTCTATTCATCTGCTTCTAACAGTGTATTTGCCATCACTTACTTCTGGGAAATTGTGGAGGAAAGATGCTCTGAGTGATGATCTGAGTACCAACCTTGAGCTGATTCTTGGTTTCCTGAAGCTCTTCTAGGGCAGTAGCTAAAGCGCTTTTACATTCCTGCAGCCATGTCACAATGTCCATGAGTTCACTCTagaagaaggaaaggcagcACTGTACtttgcagcagggaagcagcacagGAAGCTTTAAACCAGACCGGCAGTTTGCAGAGCTGATAAAATGGCACAGGTACCTTCTACCTCCCTGCTTTCACCAGCAAGTCCTATAATAAACGCCTCCTCATAAAGACAGGGCATAACGGAAAACTGACATGACCTTGAAAACTTTCAAGtcagtgtttaatttttatagATGTGTAACTTTGTATAGGTAGGTTAGTAAACAACTTTCCCTTTGAATAAGTAGATTTCACTTTAAATAATTACATCTCAATTTATCCGTTAAGGCTCTGTTCCTGCCAGAATCTTCACATGTACCTAACGTGACCCAAATCCTTAGTTTTCACATCTGTCACCAGCTGTGGGATCTGAGGATAAGGTAATAAGCAACCATCTTTTCTGAAGATCAGCAAAACAGCGGTACTTACTCACCCAGCTGTTTCTTTTAACGGATACCACTATCATTGAGTGCTGTTATATATACTGCACAATGACACATTTCAGAAGGGACATTAAACTTTGTTCTTTGGGGATCAGACAGTCTCTGGTTCTGGTTGCTTCTGGCTGCCTCCAGCAGTTTTCACACCTTGAGCACCCAAGAATGGccacagcaaacacagctgctAGACTCCCGTTTCTTTAGTAAAAATGATACCAGAAAACTTAGGTTTTCCATGAGATAGTTGTCACAGCTGGAAAGTTTTACtcttggaaaaattaaaagacaaataatCAAATTCAGCTGAGGTTCCTTGCACCAAAACCCTTTtataattccttctaaaaagcTGCATTCCTGATTCCTCTGGCTATCTTGGGgagtttaaaagaaaccaaGCAAACAAGAGGAATATGCAGCTGAGACCCATGGAGATGGCTTCCCCATAGACAGGGCACTACTGCTCCCTTACCAGCTCCAGGGATGAAGGGAACGGTTACTATCCTAGACACCCCACTTCTGTTTGGCAGCCCTGAATTTTTTATAGGTAACATGGGGGAGAAAGTTAGTTTGCAATACGTGTAACTGCAAAGGATGCTTCCTGCTAATTCCTGAGGAGGTTGTGACCTGTCCTGAGGTCGGGAGCAAGCCAGGCATTTCCTGCCCATGCACTGGGTTCCTGcagggtgttttgtttgggctttAAACTGAGCCCAGAAATTTCAAATGCAAGCAGTGAGCAAGCATTTtatggaatggaatggaaaatacattttaactcCTCAGTCTCAGCTGATTCTGGAGCTTTTCAAGGACAGCAGCTGGACTCAAAGCCAAGGACATGAGGGCCCATATCTCTGTGCCCTCTGGGATGCTAGCTCAGCAAAATTTGTGGCAGAGGGAGTAGGGAGCCAGAGGCAAGAGTGGGAAAACCTGTTTCCCAACCCAAAGTTCAGCAGTGGTGGGGTCCCCGAGGCTCTGTGGAGAAAGAAATTTCTTAACCCCTGCAAGAATACTTCTCAGTCGCAGCCAGGAACGCCCTGGTGCGTGGCAGTTTGCAGTTGCATGGGGCTGTGCACGACCGGTATGCACTGCAGCAGCGGGGGCGGCGGAGCCCTGCGCCTGCCACTCGCCCACTTCCCCACATGCACGCCCACATCAGCacacactgcaggatttacccACCCTTGTCCCAGGCAGCCCCAAACaccattttctgcctttcttccttgcttagcctgccaggctgctttgACACCGCAaaggaggaaatgaaaagcaaattccAGCACAATGCACTAGTCCCTGCCGGGGTGGGCATGAAATCCccggagctgctgcctgcctgtcctTGCCTGCCCCCATCCCCACTCCCCGGTGAAATCCTTGCGGCCCCTCCTGCAGCTTGCCCCATTCCTCCAGGTCAGGAGTTTGCAGCAACCCTTGCAGGGGccatggggagaggagagcCCCTTACCAGCTGTCTGTCATGTGTCTCCTTCAGGCTGAGGATGTTGTGGCCCTTGTGGCATCCCGCGATAGAGCAGAGCATGCAGATGTACTGCCTGTCATCCTGGCAGTAGCACTCCAGCAGCCTGCCATGCTCCAGGCACTTCCTCTCCTCCACCAGACCGCCTGCGCCCACCTCCACCAGGACATGGTCCTGCTGGGAAGCCTTGGCGTTGTGTTTGTTCAGATGGGCCTGGCACAAGGACGCATCGCAGTTCAGGCAGGTTTTCACGGCTGGCTGGGACCAGTCCAGGCAGAAGTCACAGGGAaccacctccttctcctctgcagagccctcgTCCTGTTGTTCTTTGGAAGTTGTGGCCAGAAATGCCTCCACAATGCTGCACAGCTGGAAATTCTTCTGCAGATCCAGGATGGGCCCCAGCTGGAGCTGACATACAGGGCAGGAGTAAGTGGCCTTCGATTGCTGCTGGGCACTGAG
The Falco cherrug isolate bFalChe1 chromosome 8, bFalChe1.pri, whole genome shotgun sequence DNA segment above includes these coding regions:
- the LOC106631631 gene encoding E3 ubiquitin/ISG15 ligase TRIM25-like isoform X4; translated protein: MAKAKEGYGRGASLEDELSCPICLSLYRDPVLLGCGHSFCKQCIQKALSAQQQSKATYSCPVCQLQLGPILDLQKNFQLCSIVEAFLATTSKEQQDEGSAEEKEVVPCDFCLDWSQPAVKTCLNCDASLCQAHLNKHNAKASQQDHVLVEVGAGGLVEERKCLEHGRLLECYCQDDRQYICMLCSIAGCHKGHNILSLKETHDRQLSELMDIVTWLQECKSALATALEELQETKNQLKTNTETVTSQLQMLFEEMKTEMTQKEKKILSDIQSNEKKQLAYITKVKKKMEQRRHKAAQHLQSLQKMKEQTDVFLFLKEFKLAKDRIRSQNFCVEGTDMVVVQLDQARIDCCQRLMWDFMSHLGSLLEGELTNQIKRNSGASDTGTSSNSVQGDRERALRSVHHTLSLPLPPAQREGSSLSPCSSVGSLPREPDLQELLEGESFPWAAPLHELLQCGSLPQGDVLQEQAAPAWGPRGVTSPARSLLQPGLLSPWVHWSCQEPSHGVRDSFGDPPALAWDPPRAAVIHVADDGWRAQQACGAAQNQRLVRFKWHM
- the LOC106631631 gene encoding E3 ubiquitin/ISG15 ligase TRIM25-like isoform X2, with protein sequence MAKAKEGYGRGASLEDELSCPICLSLYRDPVLLGCGHSFCKQCIQKALSAQQQSKATYSCPVCQLQLGPILDLQKNFQLCSIVEAFLATTSKEQQDEGSAEEKEVVPCDFCLDWSQPAVKTCLNCDASLCQAHLNKHNAKASQQDHVLVEVGAGGLVEERKCLEHGRLLECYCQDDRQYICMLCSIAGCHKGHNILSLKETHDRQLSELMDIVTWLQECKSALATALEELQETKNQLKTNTETVTSQLQMLFEEMKTEMTQKEKKILSDIQSNEKKQLAYITKVKKKMEQRRHKAAQHLQSLQKMKEQTDVFLFLKEFKLAKDRIRSQNFCVEGTDMVVVQLDQARIDCCQRLMWDFMSHLGSLLEGELTNQIKRNSGASDTGTSSNCSTFLPIFSPSSPPAVQGDRERALRSVHHTLSLPLPPAQREGSSLSPCSSVGSLPREPDLQELLEGESFPWAAPLHELLQCGSLPQGDVLQEQAAPAWGPRGVTSPARSLLQPGLLSPWVHWSCQEPSHGVRDSFGDPPALAWDPPRAAVIHVADDGWRAQQACGAAQNQRLVRFKWHM
- the LOC106631631 gene encoding E3 ubiquitin/ISG15 ligase TRIM25-like isoform X3, whose translation is MAKAKEGYGRGASLEDELSCPICLSLYRDPVLLGCGHSFCKQCIQKALSAQQQSKATYSCPVCQLQLGPILDLQKNFQLCSIVEAFLATTSKEQQDEGSAEEKEVVPCDFCLDWSQPAVKTCLNCDASLCQAHLNKHNAKASQQDHVLVEVGAGGLVEERKCLEHGRLLECYCQDDRQYICMLCSIAGCHKGHNILSLKETHDRQLSELMDIVTWLQECKSALATALEELQETKNQLKTNTETVTSQLQMLFEEMKTEMTQKEKKILSDIQSNEKKQLAYITKVKKKMEQRRHKAAQHLQSLQKMKEQTDVFLFLKEFKLAKDRIRSQNFCVEGTDMVVVQLDQARIDCCQRLMWDFMSHLGSLLEDVHSELTNQIKRNSGASDTGTSSNSVQGDRERALRSVHHTLSLPLPPAQREGSSLSPCSSVGSLPREPDLQELLEGESFPWAAPLHELLQCGSLPQGDVLQEQAAPAWGPRGVTSPARSLLQPGLLSPWVHWSCQEPSHGVRDSFGDPPALAWDPPRAAVIHVADDGWRAQQACGAAQNQRLVRFKWHM
- the LOC106631631 gene encoding E3 ubiquitin/ISG15 ligase TRIM25-like isoform X5 gives rise to the protein MAKAKEGYGRGASLEDELSCPICLSLYRDPVLLGCGHSFCKQCIQKALSAQQQSKATYSCPVCQLQLGPILDLQKNFQLCSIVEAFLATTSKEQQDEGSAEEKEVVPCDFCLDWSQPAVKTCLNCDASLCQAHLNKHNAKASQQDHVLVEVGAGGLVEERKCLEHGRLLECYCQDDRQYICMLCSIAGCHKGHNILSLKETHDRQLSELMDIVTWLQECKSALATALEELQETKNQLKTNTETVTSQLQMLFEEMKTEMTQKEKKILSDIQSNEKKQLAYITKVKKKMEQRRHKAAQHLQSLQKMKEQTDVFLFLKEFKLAKDRIRSQNFCVEGTDMVVVQLDQARIDCCQRLMWDFMSHLGSLLEDVHSELTNQIKRNSGASDTGTSSNCSTFLPIFSPSSPPAVQGDRERALRSVHHTLSLPLPPAQREGSSLSPCSSVGSLPREPDLQELLEVIHVADDGWRAQQACGAAQNQRLVRFKWHM
- the LOC106631631 gene encoding E3 ubiquitin/ISG15 ligase TRIM25-like isoform X1, giving the protein MAKAKEGYGRGASLEDELSCPICLSLYRDPVLLGCGHSFCKQCIQKALSAQQQSKATYSCPVCQLQLGPILDLQKNFQLCSIVEAFLATTSKEQQDEGSAEEKEVVPCDFCLDWSQPAVKTCLNCDASLCQAHLNKHNAKASQQDHVLVEVGAGGLVEERKCLEHGRLLECYCQDDRQYICMLCSIAGCHKGHNILSLKETHDRQLSELMDIVTWLQECKSALATALEELQETKNQLKTNTETVTSQLQMLFEEMKTEMTQKEKKILSDIQSNEKKQLAYITKVKKKMEQRRHKAAQHLQSLQKMKEQTDVFLFLKEFKLAKDRIRSQNFCVEGTDMVVVQLDQARIDCCQRLMWDFMSHLGSLLEDVHSELTNQIKRNSGASDTGTSSNCSTFLPIFSPSSPPAVQGDRERALRSVHHTLSLPLPPAQREGSSLSPCSSVGSLPREPDLQELLEGESFPWAAPLHELLQCGSLPQGDVLQEQAAPAWGPRGVTSPARSLLQPGLLSPWVHWSCQEPSHGVRDSFGDPPALAWDPPRAAVIHVADDGWRAQQACGAAQNQRLVRFKWHM